From Variimorphobacter saccharofermentans, one genomic window encodes:
- a CDS encoding nucleotide triphosphate diphosphatase NUDT15 — translation MFCTKCGIQCEEFNDNGILRHRCPSCNYVSYRNPYPCVSLLVVNQRNEIALGKRHPSSIYPGKWCLPCGYIEYGESYVAAGIREAKEEIGIDIEPIGIINVVSNELENNISSLVVVLLAYYKEENPLVPGDDISEAAWFPIDKELPPLAFKADDYIINKYHNSMKEYGEIKSITLEGNSFVS, via the coding sequence ATGTTTTGTACAAAATGCGGTATTCAATGTGAAGAATTTAATGATAATGGTATTCTAAGACACCGTTGTCCTTCATGCAATTATGTAAGTTATCGGAACCCATATCCCTGTGTGTCACTGTTAGTAGTAAACCAGAGAAACGAGATTGCTTTAGGAAAAAGACATCCTTCTTCGATTTATCCAGGTAAATGGTGCTTGCCTTGTGGGTATATTGAATATGGTGAGTCTTACGTAGCTGCAGGTATAAGAGAAGCGAAGGAAGAGATTGGAATAGATATTGAACCCATCGGTATTATTAATGTAGTTTCCAACGAGTTGGAGAATAATATAAGCTCATTAGTGGTCGTACTACTTGCATATTATAAGGAAGAAAATCCTTTAGTACCAGGGGATGACATATCAGAAGCAGCCTGGTTTCCTATTGATAAGGAACTGCCTCCGTTAGCTTTTAAAGCGGATGATTACATAATTAATAAATATCATAATAGTATGAAAGAGTATGGAGAAATTAAGTCAATTACTTTGGAGGGTAACTCCTTCGTATCGTAA
- a CDS encoding beta-L-arabinofuranosidase domain-containing protein, translating into MLELKGKNVIINDDELRRREEKNREYLMKLSSDNLLLNYQVEAGRFHGREVPEGAHTGWESPVCQLRGHFLGHWLSAAAINYYETGNMELKVKADKIVDELAECQRDNGGKWVGPIPEKYLYWIANGKSIWAPQYNIHKLFMGLVDLYLYTENQKALEVADHFADWFVEWSSSYSREKFDDILDVETGGLLEVWAELLQITGSDKYKLLLERYYRKRLFQPLLEGKDPLTNMHANTTIPEVLGCARAYEVTGEPLWMDIVKAYWNCAVTERGCLATGGQTSGEVWMPKMKMKARLGDKNQEHCTVYNMMRLAEFLFRHTGDPAYMQYIEYNLYNGIMAQAYYQEYSLTGNKHNNPETGLLTYFLPMKAGLHKDWSGETDSFFCCHGTMVQANAALNRNLYYQEKHDIYICQYFDSELKTEIDGKEIRLHQKQDKLSGNMLFSSNTAGYQTYSEIAEQQENLPKYRKYDFDIHVSNPMKLALNFRIPEWIISEAVIYLNDELYDKTKDSSVFYKIEKEWQDGDRVSIILPIGIRFIPLPDDANTGAFRYGPEVLAGICESERILYVENDKIESEIMMENEREWGSWRYFFKTVNQDPVIQLRRIRDIGYEPYQIYFQIKRR; encoded by the coding sequence ATGTTAGAGCTTAAAGGGAAGAATGTAATAATAAATGATGATGAATTAAGAAGAAGAGAAGAAAAAAACAGAGAATATCTTATGAAGTTGTCCAGTGATAATTTACTGCTAAATTATCAAGTAGAGGCTGGCAGATTTCATGGACGAGAAGTTCCGGAGGGAGCACATACAGGATGGGAGTCTCCTGTATGTCAGCTTCGAGGGCATTTTCTTGGGCATTGGCTATCTGCTGCAGCGATAAATTATTATGAGACCGGCAATATGGAGCTAAAAGTAAAAGCGGATAAAATCGTTGATGAATTGGCAGAATGTCAGAGGGATAATGGAGGAAAGTGGGTAGGACCAATCCCGGAGAAATATCTATATTGGATTGCCAATGGCAAAAGCATATGGGCTCCACAATACAATATTCACAAGCTGTTTATGGGGCTGGTAGATCTATACCTTTATACAGAAAACCAGAAAGCTCTGGAGGTAGCAGATCATTTTGCTGATTGGTTTGTAGAGTGGAGTAGTAGCTACTCCAGAGAGAAATTTGATGATATTCTGGATGTTGAAACAGGCGGGTTACTGGAGGTATGGGCTGAGCTGCTTCAGATTACCGGATCGGATAAATATAAGCTTTTACTGGAGAGATATTATCGTAAAAGACTATTCCAACCATTATTAGAGGGGAAGGACCCACTTACCAATATGCATGCCAATACCACAATCCCTGAAGTACTGGGTTGTGCCAGAGCATATGAGGTGACAGGGGAACCGCTTTGGATGGATATTGTTAAAGCATATTGGAACTGTGCGGTTACGGAAAGAGGCTGTCTGGCGACGGGAGGGCAGACTTCCGGTGAAGTATGGATGCCTAAAATGAAAATGAAGGCTCGCCTGGGTGATAAGAATCAGGAGCATTGCACGGTCTATAATATGATGCGCTTGGCAGAGTTTCTGTTCAGACATACGGGGGATCCTGCCTATATGCAGTATATCGAATATAATCTTTATAACGGTATTATGGCTCAGGCTTATTATCAGGAATATAGTTTAACGGGCAACAAGCATAACAATCCCGAGACTGGATTATTGACCTATTTTCTTCCGATGAAGGCTGGCTTACATAAGGATTGGAGCGGTGAGACCGACAGCTTCTTCTGTTGTCATGGAACCATGGTTCAGGCGAATGCAGCCTTAAATCGTAATTTATATTATCAAGAGAAACATGATATTTACATCTGCCAATACTTTGATTCGGAGCTGAAGACGGAGATTGATGGGAAAGAGATAAGACTTCATCAAAAGCAGGACAAGTTAAGTGGAAATATGTTATTTTCATCTAATACAGCCGGGTATCAGACATACAGTGAGATTGCAGAACAACAGGAAAATCTGCCGAAGTATAGAAAGTATGATTTTGATATTCATGTATCGAATCCGATGAAACTGGCTCTTAACTTTCGAATACCGGAGTGGATTATTTCAGAGGCAGTGATTTATTTGAATGATGAGCTTTATGACAAAACAAAGGATAGTTCTGTATTTTATAAGATAGAAAAAGAATGGCAGGATGGCGATCGAGTAAGTATAATCCTTCCCATTGGAATTCGTTTTATCCCGCTTCCCGATGATGCGAATACAGGAGCATTTCGTTATGGTCCGGAGGTATTAGCAGGTATCTGTGAGTCGGAGCGAATTCTATATGTTGAAAATGACAAGATCGAGTCAGAGATCATGATGGAAAATGAACGTGAGTGGGGTAGCTGGCGGTATTTCTTTAAAACGGTTAATCAGGATCCCGTCATACAGTTAAGAAGAATTCGGGATATTGGTTATGAACCATATCAGATATATTTCCAAATAAAAAGAAGATAA
- a CDS encoding DUF4256 domain-containing protein, whose amino-acid sequence METHKRELSSAQREELLKTLQARFEKHRNRHKDFEWADIEAKLLANPEKLWSLNEMENTGGEPDVVDYDTRAGEFIFYDCSTESPTGRRSVCYDREALEARKANKPKNNVVDMASAMGIELLTEEQYRHLQELGAFDTKTSSWLKTPSDIRKLGGAIFGDFRYGKVFVYHNGADSYYSARGFRGSLRA is encoded by the coding sequence ATGGAGACCCATAAAAGAGAGTTGTCTTCTGCACAGCGAGAGGAATTACTCAAGACCTTGCAAGCCCGTTTTGAGAAACACCGGAACCGTCACAAAGACTTTGAATGGGCTGACATCGAAGCGAAGTTATTGGCAAATCCAGAGAAATTATGGTCACTCAATGAGATGGAGAACACCGGAGGAGAGCCGGACGTAGTTGATTATGATACGAGGGCAGGTGAATTCATCTTTTATGATTGTTCAACAGAAAGTCCCACAGGACGCAGAAGTGTTTGCTACGATCGGGAAGCATTAGAAGCAAGAAAGGCAAATAAACCTAAGAATAATGTGGTGGATATGGCATCTGCCATGGGTATTGAACTATTAACAGAGGAACAATATCGACATCTGCAAGAGCTTGGTGCTTTTGATACGAAAACATCCAGTTGGTTGAAGACACCTTCTGACATTAGAAAACTCGGCGGTGCCATATTCGGTGATTTCCGATACGGAAAAGTATTTGTGTATCATAATGGCGCTGATTCTTATTATAGTGCCAGAGGGTTTCGTGGCTCATTGAGAGCATGA
- a CDS encoding aldo/keto reductase, whose translation MEYAKLGYSGIEVSRLCVGCMSFGDPASKMHAWTLNSSESEAIIKHALELGINFFDTANSYSAGTSEEYLGKAIKNNISRDKVVIATKVYFNEGNLSKEAIPRELEGSLKRLGMDYVDLLIIHRFDYNTPVEETMEALHKVVQSGKVRAIGASAMYGYQFAKLQNTAEKNGWTKFVSMQNHYNLLYREDERELIPICREQGVVLTPYSPLAAGRLSRPWSADTLRSQTDVVAKGKYDNTMDSDINIVNRVAELASKHNCTMTQIALAWHFAKGVTAPIIGATKAKYFDDAVGSFNVTLSEEDIKYLEELYVPHKIVGAL comes from the coding sequence ATGGAATATGCAAAGCTAGGTTATTCTGGAATTGAGGTATCCCGATTATGTGTGGGATGTATGAGTTTTGGAGACCCGGCAAGTAAAATGCATGCCTGGACCCTAAATTCATCTGAAAGCGAAGCAATTATTAAACACGCCTTGGAACTTGGTATTAACTTCTTTGATACGGCAAACAGCTATTCAGCAGGAACCAGTGAGGAATATCTGGGTAAGGCGATTAAGAATAATATATCTCGTGATAAGGTTGTTATTGCAACAAAGGTATATTTTAATGAAGGAAATCTCTCAAAAGAAGCAATTCCAAGGGAGCTTGAGGGATCATTAAAACGACTGGGTATGGACTATGTTGACCTATTAATTATCCACCGGTTTGATTATAATACACCGGTTGAAGAAACCATGGAAGCACTTCATAAGGTGGTACAGTCTGGAAAGGTCCGTGCGATCGGTGCCTCCGCTATGTACGGATATCAGTTTGCTAAGCTTCAGAATACTGCGGAGAAGAATGGCTGGACGAAGTTTGTATCCATGCAAAATCACTACAATCTCCTGTATCGTGAAGATGAAAGAGAGTTAATTCCAATCTGTCGGGAACAGGGGGTAGTATTAACACCCTACAGTCCACTGGCAGCAGGAAGATTATCCAGACCTTGGTCAGCAGATACTCTACGTAGCCAGACAGATGTAGTGGCAAAAGGAAAATATGACAACACGATGGATTCGGACATTAATATTGTGAATCGGGTTGCTGAGCTGGCATCAAAACATAACTGCACCATGACACAAATTGCATTGGCATGGCATTTTGCAAAAGGGGTAACAGCTCCTATTATCGGAGCAACGAAAGCGAAGTACTTTGATGATGCTGTGGGCAGCTTCAACGTTACTCTTAGTGAGGAAGATATCAAGTATCTTGAAGAATTATATGTTCCTCATAAAATTGTAGGAGCTTTATAA
- a CDS encoding iron chaperone yields the protein MWKCDKCGREFKNLNQNHFCDEVVNSIDAYIAEQSDDIQPLLHQVRDTLRAVLPDAQERISWRMPTYWRKHNIIHFAAFKKHIGLYPGDKAMEHFADRLTEYKTSKGAVQFPYSKPLPLELIAEIAQWCYQTNNHH from the coding sequence ATGTGGAAATGTGATAAATGCGGACGTGAGTTTAAGAATCTGAACCAAAATCACTTCTGTGACGAAGTGGTTAATTCAATCGATGCATATATTGCAGAGCAATCTGATGATATCCAACCTTTATTGCATCAAGTACGAGATACACTCCGGGCCGTACTTCCTGATGCACAGGAGAGAATCTCATGGAGAATGCCGACCTACTGGAGAAAGCATAATATTATCCACTTTGCTGCTTTTAAGAAGCATATCGGGTTATATCCCGGAGATAAGGCTATGGAGCATTTTGCAGACAGACTCACAGAGTATAAGACAAGTAAAGGCGCGGTACAGTTTCCATATAGTAAGCCACTTCCCTTGGAGTTAATCGCAGAAATAGCACAATGGTGCTACCAGACCAATAACCACCATTAA
- a CDS encoding FAD-binding oxidoreductase: MEYKKIDHQDMEFIRNLINDPERILFGENINEEYSHDELSDTESYPDVVVKVISTEEVSSIMKYAYENNIPVTPRGSGTGLVGASVAMEHGIMIDTSLMNHVLELDEDNLTITVEPGVLLMELAAYVQDRDLFYPPDPGEKSATIGGNISTNAGGMRAVKYGVTRDYVRGLEVVLPNGTVVEFGGKVVKNSTGYAMKDLMVGSEGTLGIITKAILKLLPLPKKAISLLIPFPSLEQAIRTVPLIIKSKSIPTAIEFMQREVIMDAEKYLGKKFPDNSSDAYLLLKFDGNSTEEIERAYDSVAKICMEQGALDIFISDTTEREESIWKARGAFLEAIKGSTTYMDEVDVVVPRSSVNEMVEYIHSLHEKVNIRIKSFGHAGDGNLHAYVLKDDLSDEEWEKLMNEAMDLIYAKARELNGQVSGEHGIGYAKKSYLLQSMDPATVEIMRGIKAAFDPKNILNPHKVCQM, encoded by the coding sequence ATGGAATATAAAAAGATTGATCATCAGGATATGGAATTCATTAGAAATCTTATAAATGATCCTGAACGAATACTATTTGGTGAGAATATAAATGAAGAATACAGCCACGATGAATTAAGTGATACAGAGAGCTATCCAGATGTGGTGGTTAAAGTTATATCAACAGAAGAGGTTTCCAGTATAATGAAATATGCATATGAGAATAATATTCCGGTTACTCCAAGAGGATCCGGTACCGGTCTGGTGGGGGCTTCTGTAGCGATGGAACATGGAATTATGATAGATACCAGCTTGATGAACCATGTTCTGGAATTGGATGAAGATAATCTGACAATTACAGTAGAACCAGGTGTGTTATTAATGGAGCTTGCAGCATACGTACAGGATAGAGACTTATTCTATCCTCCGGATCCAGGAGAGAAATCAGCGACCATCGGTGGAAATATCAGTACCAATGCCGGAGGAATGAGAGCAGTAAAATATGGAGTAACCAGAGATTATGTGAGAGGTTTGGAGGTCGTACTCCCCAATGGTACTGTAGTAGAATTTGGCGGTAAGGTTGTAAAAAACAGTACCGGATATGCCATGAAGGATTTAATGGTAGGCTCCGAGGGTACTCTGGGTATTATTACGAAAGCAATATTGAAGCTACTCCCATTACCTAAGAAAGCCATCAGCTTATTAATACCATTTCCTTCCCTGGAACAGGCAATTCGTACGGTACCCCTGATTATTAAGTCAAAGTCCATTCCTACTGCTATCGAGTTCATGCAGAGAGAGGTAATCATGGATGCGGAAAAATACCTTGGTAAGAAGTTCCCTGATAACTCCTCCGATGCGTATCTTTTACTTAAGTTTGACGGCAATTCTACAGAAGAAATTGAAAGAGCATACGACAGTGTAGCAAAGATTTGCATGGAACAGGGAGCGCTAGACATATTCATTTCTGATACAACAGAGAGAGAAGAGTCTATCTGGAAAGCGAGAGGAGCATTCCTGGAGGCAATAAAAGGCTCCACAACCTATATGGATGAGGTAGACGTTGTCGTTCCAAGAAGCTCTGTAAATGAGATGGTTGAATATATCCATAGCCTTCATGAGAAAGTAAATATCCGGATTAAAAGCTTCGGCCACGCTGGCGACGGTAATTTACATGCCTATGTTCTGAAGGATGATCTGAGCGATGAAGAATGGGAAAAGTTAATGAATGAGGCCATGGATTTAATCTATGCAAAGGCACGGGAACTGAATGGACAGGTATCAGGAGAACATGGTATCGGTTATGCGAAAAAATCCTACCTTCTACAATCAATGGATCCGGCAACTGTTGAAATCATGAGAGGAATCAAAGCGGCATTTGATCCTAAGAATATTTTAAATCCTCATAAGGTTTGCCAAATGTAA
- a CDS encoding electron transfer flavoprotein subunit alpha: protein MAKLVINQKLVGNINDMISLCPFGAMEEKNGELTINSACKMCKICVKKGPKGAVEYVEEAVEAIDKSLWNGIAVYVDHIDGQIHPVTYELIGKAKELAAKINHPVYAVIMGSNITGQCRELCHYAVDKVFVYDYPQLDRFKIEPYTKVFEDFVQKIKPTAILMGATPVGRQLAPRLAARLRTGLTADCTILDINEDTDLIQIRPAFGGNIMAQIVTPNHRPQMATVRYKVMDAPKRNEEESGEIVPCEISEEKLSSNVVVIDIIEKEKEQFIEAAEVLVVAGRGIKKEEDLQMVQELADLLGGQLACTRPLMEAGWIDAKRQVGLSGRTVRPKLIITVGVSGSVQFTAGMNNSEHIIAINKDENASIFKTAHYGLIGDLYEIVPNLIHQLKQGKEISA from the coding sequence ATGGCTAAATTAGTTATCAATCAAAAGCTAGTAGGAAATATCAACGATATGATCAGTCTTTGTCCTTTTGGCGCGATGGAAGAAAAGAATGGTGAGTTGACCATCAATTCAGCCTGTAAAATGTGTAAAATATGTGTGAAAAAGGGCCCTAAGGGTGCTGTTGAATATGTGGAAGAGGCTGTTGAAGCAATCGATAAAAGCTTATGGAACGGAATTGCAGTGTATGTTGACCATATTGATGGACAAATTCATCCTGTTACCTATGAGTTAATTGGAAAGGCTAAGGAGCTCGCTGCCAAGATTAATCATCCCGTATACGCAGTGATCATGGGTAGCAATATCACGGGGCAATGTCGTGAGCTATGCCATTATGCGGTAGATAAGGTATTTGTTTATGATTATCCACAACTGGACCGTTTCAAGATAGAACCTTATACGAAAGTATTTGAGGATTTCGTACAGAAAATTAAGCCAACTGCAATTTTGATGGGAGCAACTCCGGTTGGACGCCAGCTTGCACCTAGATTGGCAGCGAGATTAAGAACCGGCTTAACTGCAGACTGTACCATCCTTGATATCAATGAAGATACGGATTTAATTCAGATACGGCCAGCCTTCGGTGGTAATATCATGGCCCAGATTGTAACTCCGAATCATAGACCTCAGATGGCGACGGTTCGTTACAAGGTGATGGATGCACCAAAGAGAAATGAAGAGGAAAGCGGAGAAATCGTTCCATGTGAGATATCAGAAGAGAAGTTAAGCAGCAATGTAGTGGTAATAGATATCATTGAGAAAGAAAAAGAACAATTTATCGAAGCCGCAGAGGTATTAGTAGTAGCAGGCAGAGGGATAAAAAAAGAAGAAGATTTACAGATGGTTCAGGAGTTGGCTGATTTACTGGGCGGACAGCTGGCTTGTACAAGACCTTTGATGGAAGCTGGCTGGATCGATGCAAAACGCCAGGTTGGATTAAGTGGTAGAACCGTACGTCCTAAGCTGATTATTACAGTAGGAGTATCTGGATCGGTTCAATTCACTGCCGGAATGAATAACTCGGAACATATTATAGCAATTAATAAGGACGAGAATGCTTCGATCTTTAAAACAGCACATTATGGTTTAATTGGGGATCTATATGAAATCGTACCAAATTTAATTCATCAGTTAAAACAGGGTAAGGAAATATCGGCATAA
- a CDS encoding electron transfer flavoprotein subunit beta/FixA family protein: MNILVCIKQVPDSNKVEVDPVTGVLKRNGVESKMNPYDLYAIETALRIKEEKGGTVSVISMGPGQAEAIIREAFAMGVDHGALISDRKFGGADVLATSYTISQGIKMMGEFDLILCGKQTTDGDTAQVGPEIAEWLNIPSLSNVSKIAEINDSDLVVEMDMTHDIEIAKIQFPCLLAVDKDIVMPRLPSYVKKQETKNREVRVISLADLEDKNEKNYGLNGSPTQVQRIFPPEVNDHREIWNGTSAEISNQLYKKLNELKFA; the protein is encoded by the coding sequence ATGAATATTTTAGTTTGTATTAAACAGGTACCGGACAGCAATAAGGTTGAAGTAGATCCAGTTACAGGAGTACTTAAGAGAAATGGTGTGGAATCTAAAATGAATCCCTACGATCTCTATGCAATTGAGACTGCACTTCGAATAAAAGAAGAAAAGGGTGGAACTGTCAGTGTTATTTCCATGGGACCCGGACAAGCAGAAGCAATTATCAGAGAAGCATTTGCAATGGGTGTAGATCATGGTGCATTGATTTCGGATCGTAAATTCGGTGGTGCTGATGTTCTTGCTACCAGCTATACCATATCACAGGGTATTAAAATGATGGGAGAGTTTGATCTTATCCTATGTGGAAAGCAGACCACCGATGGTGATACGGCACAGGTAGGACCGGAAATAGCGGAGTGGTTGAATATTCCGTCCTTATCCAATGTATCAAAGATAGCAGAAATCAATGATTCTGATTTAGTGGTAGAAATGGATATGACTCACGATATCGAGATAGCAAAAATTCAATTTCCATGTTTATTAGCAGTAGACAAAGATATCGTAATGCCCAGGCTTCCATCCTATGTTAAGAAACAAGAGACGAAGAACAGAGAGGTTAGAGTCATAAGCCTTGCGGATTTGGAAGACAAGAACGAGAAGAATTACGGATTAAACGGATCACCCACACAGGTGCAGAGGATATTCCCGCCTGAGGTAAATGATCACAGGGAAATCTGGAATGGAACATCAGCAGAGATATCAAACCAGCTATATAAAAAGCTGAACGAATTAAAGTTTGCATAG
- a CDS encoding L-lactate permease: MEMVLEFILALLPIIWLIVALTFMKLPGFKACTIALVIAYALAVIVWKMPIGNSITAIVEGAALALWPIIIVIIAAIFTYNVCVHTGKMEVIKRMLAGVTNDKRVLVLIIAWGFGGFMEGMAGFGTAVAIPASMLWGLGFNPVFAAIVCLIANATPTAFGSIGIPTTTLAKITGLEVIGLSTNTVIILAPLIVLTPFILVLLTGKGKKALKGIWLITFISGMSFLVTEYVVSKFLGAELPVVIGSVCSMLCTIWAAKTFGQKEIDPEFRLGEIDKKGVSGKEALVAWSPFILIFIFLVSTSKIIPPLNELLASVKTTVNIYSGEGADPYTFSWLATPGLWIIIAAIIGGKIQGASLKEIFNIFGKTVIQLYKTIITIVCIMATAKIMGYSGMIPSISIVFVTVTGSFYPLFAPILGAIGTFVTGSGTSASVLFGGLQVETANALNFNQAWIAASNTAGAITAKMISPQNIAIAVAAVNLQGKESDLIKGTIKHFILFLVIVGIVTFIGAKLLGLS; encoded by the coding sequence ATGGAAATGGTACTTGAATTTATTTTAGCATTACTTCCGATTATCTGGTTAATAGTAGCGCTGACCTTCATGAAGCTTCCCGGGTTCAAAGCATGTACGATTGCATTGGTAATAGCATATGCTCTTGCAGTTATTGTATGGAAAATGCCCATCGGCAACAGCATAACTGCAATAGTGGAAGGAGCTGCATTGGCACTCTGGCCAATCATTATTGTAATTATAGCAGCTATTTTTACCTATAACGTATGTGTTCATACCGGGAAGATGGAAGTCATCAAAAGAATGTTAGCCGGTGTTACAAACGATAAAAGAGTATTGGTATTAATTATTGCCTGGGGTTTCGGTGGCTTTATGGAAGGTATGGCTGGATTCGGAACAGCGGTTGCTATTCCTGCCAGTATGCTATGGGGATTGGGTTTCAATCCGGTATTTGCTGCCATCGTTTGTCTCATTGCCAATGCTACTCCGACCGCTTTTGGTTCCATCGGTATTCCGACAACAACACTTGCGAAGATAACCGGTCTGGAGGTAATCGGATTATCAACGAATACCGTTATTATATTGGCTCCCCTGATTGTGCTGACACCGTTTATCCTAGTATTACTGACCGGGAAAGGTAAAAAGGCTTTGAAAGGGATCTGGTTAATAACATTCATATCAGGTATGTCATTTCTGGTTACAGAGTATGTCGTATCGAAATTCCTTGGTGCGGAGCTTCCTGTGGTAATAGGTTCTGTATGCTCCATGTTATGCACCATTTGGGCGGCAAAGACATTTGGACAAAAAGAAATTGATCCGGAATTTCGTTTAGGTGAGATCGATAAAAAAGGAGTATCAGGGAAGGAGGCACTAGTTGCCTGGAGCCCGTTCATACTGATATTTATCTTCTTAGTGTCAACTTCAAAGATAATTCCACCGCTTAACGAGCTGTTAGCTAGTGTTAAAACAACAGTGAATATCTATTCAGGAGAAGGAGCAGATCCCTATACATTTTCATGGTTGGCTACACCAGGACTTTGGATTATTATTGCAGCAATTATTGGTGGTAAAATTCAGGGAGCCAGCCTAAAAGAGATATTTAACATTTTTGGGAAAACAGTAATTCAATTGTATAAAACAATTATTACAATAGTTTGCATAATGGCCACAGCAAAGATTATGGGATATAGCGGAATGATTCCATCCATTTCAATCGTATTTGTTACGGTAACCGGATCCTTCTATCCGCTATTTGCTCCAATACTGGGAGCGATTGGAACTTTCGTAACAGGAAGTGGTACTTCAGCAAGTGTTTTATTTGGAGGACTTCAGGTTGAAACAGCAAATGCCCTGAATTTTAATCAGGCATGGATTGCAGCATCGAATACGGCGGGCGCTATAACCGCTAAAATGATCTCTCCGCAAAACATAGCAATAGCGGTGGCTGCCGTTAATTTACAGGGAAAGGAAAGCGATCTAATAAAGGGCACAATTAAACACTTTATACTGTTTTTGGTGATTGTCGGTATAGTAACCTTCATAGGTGCTAAGCTACTAGGTTTATCGTAA
- a CDS encoding FadR/GntR family transcriptional regulator, with translation MNDIGIQKKSYTKVIDYIKEQIQTGALQIGSKLPAERELSERLGISRNSVREAIRTLDIMGVISSQQGAGNYLIGNFENNLVESISMMFLLNKIDYNQISQLRRGLEMQAIWLAIDHISDQEIEELKRIITLLEKQTEENNIILDKKLHYTIAKASRNVLIFDILQALSDLLDKFIYDLRKEILSEEDSRERLMKAHNDMVMSIVNRDKELAYEAINNHFGTIDEKLKEYHTNSMK, from the coding sequence ATGAACGATATCGGCATTCAGAAGAAATCTTACACAAAGGTTATTGATTATATCAAGGAGCAAATACAAACCGGAGCGTTACAAATTGGAAGCAAACTGCCTGCAGAGCGGGAGTTGTCTGAGAGGCTTGGCATCAGTAGGAACTCGGTGAGAGAAGCAATACGGACATTGGATATCATGGGAGTAATATCCAGTCAGCAGGGTGCCGGTAATTATCTGATTGGTAATTTTGAAAATAATCTGGTAGAGTCCATATCCATGATGTTTTTACTAAATAAGATTGATTACAATCAAATCAGCCAGCTACGGCGAGGACTTGAAATGCAGGCAATATGGCTTGCGATTGATCATATATCAGATCAGGAAATTGAAGAACTGAAGCGGATTATTACGTTATTGGAAAAGCAAACAGAGGAAAATAATATCATTTTGGATAAGAAATTACATTACACCATTGCAAAAGCGTCGAGAAATGTTTTGATATTTGACATCCTACAGGCCCTGTCCGATTTACTTGATAAATTCATATACGACCTAAGAAAAGAAATATTAAGCGAAGAGGATAGTAGAGAGAGACTAATGAAAGCTCATAATGATATGGTAATGAGTATTGTCAATCGGGATAAAGAATTAGCATATGAGGCGATTAATAATCATTTTGGTACAATTGACGAAAAGCTAAAGGAATATCATACGAATTCAATGAAATAA
- a CDS encoding Lrp/AsnC family transcriptional regulator gives MLDQTDLKILELLLSNSRMQWQEIGEQVHLTGQAVKNRIDRMEKLGVIEGYTIKLDLQKLGIDVTAFITVYMKTTDHNAFHDFLKANTIVDEAHRVSGEGCYLLKVHTSNQEELVELLDRILKYGNYKVNLSITQIK, from the coding sequence ATGCTTGATCAAACAGATTTGAAAATATTAGAGCTACTCTTAAGTAACTCAAGAATGCAGTGGCAGGAGATAGGAGAACAGGTACATCTGACCGGACAGGCAGTGAAGAATAGAATTGACCGCATGGAGAAATTAGGTGTGATTGAAGGTTATACAATTAAACTGGATCTCCAAAAATTGGGGATTGATGTAACCGCATTTATAACAGTCTATATGAAAACAACGGATCATAATGCCTTTCATGATTTCCTCAAGGCGAACACAATCGTAGATGAGGCTCATCGGGTAAGTGGGGAAGGCTGCTATCTATTGAAGGTACATACTTCGAATCAAGAGGAGTTAGTAGAGTTATTGGATAGAATACTCAAGTACGGTAACTATAAAGTAAATCTTTCAATTACGCAAATAAAATGA